The following coding sequences lie in one Hippoglossus hippoglossus isolate fHipHip1 chromosome 14, fHipHip1.pri, whole genome shotgun sequence genomic window:
- the slc25a15b gene encoding solute carrier family 25 member 15b isoform X1: MAPHPAVQAIIDLSAGAVGGAACVFSGQPLDTAKVKMQTFPTLYRGFVHCIMSTYKQVGLRGFYQGTTPALMANIAENSVLFMSYGFCQQVIRFTAGLNSEAVLSDVQKACAGSIASIFSSLVLCPTELVKCRLQAMYEMEASGKIAKSQNSVWSVVKSIIRNEGPLGFFQGLTTTIAREIPGYFCFFGAYELSRTTFADYMKCDKDDIGVAPIMFSGGFGGACLWLVVYPMDCVKSRIQVMSMTGKQAGFFKTFMTIARGEGVRALYSGLTPTMVRTFPANGALFLGYEVSRKLMMKQFDS; the protein is encoded by the exons ATGGCCCCCCACCCGGCGGTCCAGGCCATCATTGATCTCTCTGCAGGAGCCGTAG GGGGAGCTGCGTGTGTCTTCAGTGGGCAGCCCCTGGACACAGCAAAGGTCAAGATGCAGACCTTCCCTACGCTGTATCGGGGATTCGTCCACTGCATCATGTCCACCTACAAACAAGTGGGTCTTCGTGGTTTCTACCAGGGCACCACGCCGGCACTGATGGCCAACATCGCAGAGAACTCCGTGCTCTTCATGAGCTACGGCTTCTGCCAGCAGGTCATCCGCTTCACGGCTGGACTGAACAGTGAAGCTGTGCTGAG TGATGTGCAGAAAGCCTGTGCTGGCTCAATAGCATCCATCTTCTCCTCGCTAGTACTCTGCCCCACCGAGCTGGTCAAGTGTCGGCTGCAAGCCATGTATGAAATGGAGGCGTCAGGAAAGATAGCTAAAAGCCAGAA CTCAGTCTGGTCTGTGGTGAAATCCATCATAAGGAACGAGGGACCGCTCGGCTTCTTCCAGGGCCTGACCACCACCATAGCCAGAGAGATCCCTGGTTACTTCTGCTTCTTCGGCGCCTACGAGCTCAGCCGCACCACCTTCGCAGACTACATGAAATGTGACAAGGACGACATAG GTGTGGCTCCAATCATGTTCAGCGGTGGTTTCGGGGGGGCATGTCTGTGGCTGGTGGTCTATCCTATGGACTGTGTCAAATCTCGGATCCAGGTCATGTCCATGACGGGCAAACAGGCCGGGTTCTTCAAAACCTTCATGACCATCGCTCGTGGTGAAG GTGTGAGGGCGCTCTACTCTGGTCTCACCCCCACCATGGTCCGCACCTTCCCTGCCAACGGTGCACTTTTCCTGGGTTACGAGGTCAGCCGGAAGCTCATGATGAAGCAGTTTGACAGCTAA
- the slc25a15b gene encoding solute carrier family 25 member 15b isoform X2 — protein MQTFPTLYRGFVHCIMSTYKQVGLRGFYQGTTPALMANIAENSVLFMSYGFCQQVIRFTAGLNSEAVLSDVQKACAGSIASIFSSLVLCPTELVKCRLQAMYEMEASGKIAKSQNSVWSVVKSIIRNEGPLGFFQGLTTTIAREIPGYFCFFGAYELSRTTFADYMKCDKDDIGVAPIMFSGGFGGACLWLVVYPMDCVKSRIQVMSMTGKQAGFFKTFMTIARGEGVRALYSGLTPTMVRTFPANGALFLGYEVSRKLMMKQFDS, from the exons ATGCAGACCTTCCCTACGCTGTATCGGGGATTCGTCCACTGCATCATGTCCACCTACAAACAAGTGGGTCTTCGTGGTTTCTACCAGGGCACCACGCCGGCACTGATGGCCAACATCGCAGAGAACTCCGTGCTCTTCATGAGCTACGGCTTCTGCCAGCAGGTCATCCGCTTCACGGCTGGACTGAACAGTGAAGCTGTGCTGAG TGATGTGCAGAAAGCCTGTGCTGGCTCAATAGCATCCATCTTCTCCTCGCTAGTACTCTGCCCCACCGAGCTGGTCAAGTGTCGGCTGCAAGCCATGTATGAAATGGAGGCGTCAGGAAAGATAGCTAAAAGCCAGAA CTCAGTCTGGTCTGTGGTGAAATCCATCATAAGGAACGAGGGACCGCTCGGCTTCTTCCAGGGCCTGACCACCACCATAGCCAGAGAGATCCCTGGTTACTTCTGCTTCTTCGGCGCCTACGAGCTCAGCCGCACCACCTTCGCAGACTACATGAAATGTGACAAGGACGACATAG GTGTGGCTCCAATCATGTTCAGCGGTGGTTTCGGGGGGGCATGTCTGTGGCTGGTGGTCTATCCTATGGACTGTGTCAAATCTCGGATCCAGGTCATGTCCATGACGGGCAAACAGGCCGGGTTCTTCAAAACCTTCATGACCATCGCTCGTGGTGAAG GTGTGAGGGCGCTCTACTCTGGTCTCACCCCCACCATGGTCCGCACCTTCCCTGCCAACGGTGCACTTTTCCTGGGTTACGAGGTCAGCCGGAAGCTCATGATGAAGCAGTTTGACAGCTAA